The proteins below come from a single Cylindrospermopsis raciborskii Cr2010 genomic window:
- a CDS encoding cytochrome c oxidase subunit I, which yields MTNILLNLGGESNHHPTPTHWKTYFTFSTDHKVIGIQYLVTSFIFFLVGGIFAMILRGELVTPESDLIDRTVYNGMFTMHGTVMLFLWTFPSLVGLANYLVPIMIGARDMAFPRLNAAAFWMVPVVGILLMSSFAVPGGPAQAGWWAYPPVSLQNPTGNLINGQVLWLLAVAISGVSSIMGAVNFVTTIVKMRAPGMGFFKMPLFVWAVFSAQIIQLFGLPALTAGALMLLFDLTVGTGFFNPINGGNPVMFQHYFWFYSHPAVYVIILPIFGIFSEIFPVYSRKPLFGYKVVAISSMLIAVVSAIVWVHHMYVSGTPGWMRLLFMLTTMFVSVPTGIKVFAWVGTIWGGKIKLTTPMLFALGGLIMFVFAGITGIMLSSVPIDVHVNNTYFVVGHFHYVLYGTVTMGMYAAIYHWFPKMTGRMFNEGWGRVHFWLAFIGTNLNFLPMHPLGLQGMLRRVASYAPEYTFWNILASLGAFLLGMSTLPFIFNILVSWLDGEKAPPNPWRAIGLEWLISSPPSVENFEEIPIIISEPYGYGKSEPLTANLENSTMEMVE from the coding sequence ATGACTAACATATTACTTAATCTTGGTGGTGAATCAAATCATCACCCAACACCAACTCACTGGAAAACCTATTTCACCTTTAGTACAGACCATAAAGTCATAGGTATTCAATATCTAGTAACTTCCTTTATTTTCTTTCTTGTCGGTGGAATTTTCGCTATGATTTTGCGGGGAGAACTAGTTACTCCCGAATCTGACTTAATAGATCGCACGGTTTATAATGGGATGTTTACCATGCACGGAACAGTGATGCTGTTCCTATGGACATTCCCCTCCCTTGTAGGTCTAGCAAACTATCTCGTACCCATCATGATTGGTGCGAGGGATATGGCATTTCCCCGTCTCAATGCAGCTGCTTTTTGGATGGTTCCTGTGGTGGGAATTTTACTCATGTCCAGCTTTGCAGTTCCCGGTGGACCTGCTCAAGCTGGTTGGTGGGCCTATCCCCCAGTCAGTTTACAAAATCCTACTGGCAATTTAATTAATGGTCAAGTTCTTTGGTTATTAGCTGTAGCTATTTCCGGTGTTTCCTCAATTATGGGCGCAGTGAACTTTGTCACCACCATTGTCAAAATGCGTGCCCCAGGAATGGGGTTTTTTAAAATGCCTTTGTTTGTTTGGGCAGTTTTTAGTGCTCAAATTATTCAATTATTTGGACTCCCTGCTTTGACAGCTGGAGCATTAATGTTATTGTTTGATTTAACAGTGGGAACGGGATTTTTTAATCCTATTAATGGTGGTAATCCAGTTATGTTTCAACATTATTTCTGGTTTTACTCCCATCCTGCAGTTTATGTGATTATTCTCCCAATATTTGGTATTTTTTCAGAAATCTTTCCTGTTTATTCCCGCAAGCCATTATTTGGATATAAGGTAGTGGCTATTTCTTCCATGTTAATTGCGGTGGTTAGTGCTATTGTTTGGGTACACCACATGTATGTGAGTGGAACTCCTGGTTGGATGCGGTTATTGTTCATGCTGACTACTATGTTTGTCTCCGTTCCTACGGGAATTAAGGTATTTGCTTGGGTAGGAACGATTTGGGGAGGCAAAATTAAATTAACCACTCCTATGTTGTTTGCGCTGGGTGGTTTAATCATGTTTGTTTTTGCTGGGATTACTGGGATTATGCTCTCGTCGGTTCCCATTGATGTTCATGTGAATAATACCTATTTTGTAGTGGGACATTTCCATTATGTACTATATGGAACGGTAACTATGGGAATGTATGCTGCTATTTATCATTGGTTCCCCAAAATGACTGGAAGAATGTTTAATGAGGGTTGGGGAAGGGTGCATTTTTGGTTGGCATTTATTGGTACAAATTTAAACTTTTTACCTATGCATCCTCTGGGTTTGCAGGGGATGTTAAGAAGAGTTGCTTCCTATGCACCAGAGTACACGTTTTGGAATATTTTGGCTAGTCTGGGAGCATTTCTGTTAGGAATGTCCACTTTACCATTTATTTTCAACATTTTAGTTTCTTGGTTAGACGGTGAGAAAGCTCCACCTAATCCTTGGCGAGCTATAGGTTTAGAATGGCTCATTTCTTCACCTCCATCGGTAGAAAATTTTGAAGAAATTCCTATCATTATTAGTGAACCATACGGTTATGGTAAGTCGGAACCATTAACCGCTAATCTGGAGAATTCTACCATGGAAATGGTTGAGTAA
- a CDS encoding cytochrome c oxidase subunit 3 — MESSLNNPIQSQHGHDEEGSKMFGFIVFLLSESVIFLSFFAGYIVYKTTNSNWLPAGVEGLEIVSPTINTIILVSSSFVIYLAERRLQKHDLPGFRLYLLATIAMGTYFLYGQYVEWSQLEFGFTSGTFGGMFYLLTGFHGLHVLTGILLQLIILMRSFLPGNYDHGHFGVNSTSLFWHFVDVIWIILFVLIYVWH; from the coding sequence ATGGAAAGCTCGCTCAACAATCCTATTCAATCTCAACATGGTCATGATGAAGAAGGCAGTAAAATGTTTGGTTTTATTGTTTTTCTACTTTCGGAAAGTGTCATATTTCTCAGTTTTTTTGCTGGTTATATCGTCTATAAAACTACCAATTCCAATTGGCTTCCTGCTGGGGTGGAAGGACTGGAAATAGTAAGTCCCACAATTAACACAATTATTCTGGTTTCTAGTAGTTTTGTAATTTATTTGGCTGAAAGACGTTTACAAAAACATGATTTACCTGGATTTCGATTATACTTATTAGCCACAATCGCTATGGGTACTTATTTCTTATATGGTCAATATGTGGAGTGGAGTCAACTGGAATTTGGCTTTACTTCCGGTACATTCGGCGGTATGTTTTATTTATTAACGGGATTTCATGGGTTACATGTTCTCACAGGTATTCTATTGCAGTTGATAATTCTCATGCGCTCTTTTCTTCCTGGCAATTACGATCATGGTCACTTTGGGGTAAACTCAACCTCTTTGTTTTGGCACTTTGTTGATGTTATTTGGATTATTCTGTTTGTACTTATCTACGTTTGGCATTAA